The following proteins come from a genomic window of Sardina pilchardus chromosome 1, fSarPil1.1, whole genome shotgun sequence:
- the LOC134079861 gene encoding retinal cone rhodopsin-sensitive cGMP 3',5'-cyclic phosphodiesterase subunit gamma-like, translating into MDVAASADKKGPPKFKQRAARVFKSKAPKPGQKGFGDDIPGMEGLGTDFTVVCPWEAFGDMELSDLAKYGIV; encoded by the exons ATGGACGTTGCAGCATCCGCAGACAAGAAGGGACCCCCCAAGTTCAAGCAGCGGGCCGCCCGCGTCTTCAAGAGCAAGGCCCCCAAGCCTGGCCAGAAGGG ATTTGGTGATGACATTCCTGGAATGGAGGGCCTTGGCACAG acTTCACAGTGGTCTGCCCATGGGAGGCGTTTGGCGACATGGAGCTCAGTGACCTGGCTAAATACGGAATTGTATAA